Genomic DNA from Carnobacterium gallinarum DSM 4847:
CCACTGAATACTTTAAAACTTGAATCTGCAACAATATCGCTTAATTGAGTTAATTCTAAACCAAAACGTACATCTGGCTTGTCACTTCCATAACGGCTGATTGCTTCATCATAATCCATACGTGGTAATGGCAATTGAAGCTCAACATTCTTCACTTCTTTCATAACTTTTGCCAATAAGCCTTCTGTCATTGTTTGAATTTCTTCAGCATCAATAAAACTTGTTTCAATATCGACTTGAGTAAACTCAGGCTGACGGTCACCACGTAAATCTTCATCACGGAAACAACGAACGATTTGGTAATAACGATCAAATCCAGCGCCCATTAATAACTGTTTAAATAATTGTGGCGATTGTGGCAATGCATAAAAATGACCTGGATGAACACGTGAAGGAACTAAATAATCACGAGCCCCTTCTGGCGTTGATTTGGTCATATATGGCGTTTCAATATCAATAAAGCCATCATTATCTAAATAATTACGGATTGATTTTGTAATTCCATGACGCATCATTAAACTTTTTGCCATTTCAGGACGTCTTAAGTCTAAATAACGATACTCTAAACGTTTTTCATCAGATACATTGACACCATCTTCAATGTAAAAGGGTGTTGTTTTTGCTTTATTTAAAATAGTTAGTTTAGTTGCTTCGATTTCGACTTTACCTGTAGCAATATTTTGATTGATTACTGCAGCATCACGTAAAACAACCTTCCCAGTTACTTCAATCACATATTCACTACGAACTGTTTCCGCAATTTCTAATGCTTCTTTTGAAAAAGTTGGATTAAACACAACTTGAACAATTCCTTCACGGTCACGTAAATCAATAAAGATTAAGCCCCCTAAATCTCGTCTTTTTTGTACCCATCCTTTTAATGTCACTTCTTGTTCTAATAACGCTTCTGATACTTGACCAGCGTAACTTGTACGTTTTCCCATAGTTATTCCAACCCCTTTAGTTTAATCTTCTTTATTGAAAAAATCGTTAAATGCAGTCATATCCGTTGTTTGCAAATTGTAGACTTTATCGAAGTTTTTATATAATTCTTTCATAGAAATTGTTTCTTGTTTCCCAGTTTTCATCACTTTAAAATTAGCCGTTTGACTCTCTAACTCAGCTTCACCAATTGTAATAACTACTTTAGCGTTTAATTTTGTTGCTGATTTAAATTGTCCTTTGGCTTTACGATTCAAATAATCACGTTCTGCAGAAAAACCAAATTCACGAATCGCTTGAACTAATTTTAACGTTTCAATATTTGATTCTTCTCCTAGACCAACTACATAAACATCTAATTCGTTGATGTTTGGAATTTCAACATTTTCCGCATCTAATGCAATCAAAACACGTTCTAATCCCATACCGAAGCCGAAACCAGGTGTTTCAGGACCGCCTACTTCTTCAACTAAACCATTGTATCGTCCACCAGCACAAAGAGTCGTAATCGCACCAAAACCTTCGGCATCACTCATAATTTCAAAAATAGTGTGATTGTAATAATCTAAACCACGTACCATCGTTGAATCAACTTCATAGGGAATCTCTAAGGCTTCCAACATTGTTTTAACCATCTCAAAATGTTGTAATGATTCCTCATTTAAGAAGTCTAAAATAGATGGAGCATCTTTCACAATCTCACGATCACCTTTATCTTTACTATCTAACACTCGTAATGGATTTTTATGCAAACGAGCTTTTGAATCTGTACTTAATTGTTCTGTAAATGGTTCTAAATAGGCGATTAAAGCTGAACGATAGGTATCACGACTAGTTATATCTCCAAGTGAATTAATCACCAATTTAAATTCTTTTAAACCATATTGATGAAATAAATCCATTGCTAATGCCATTGTTTCTACATCTGTTGCTGGATTATTGCTACCGAAGACTTCTACGCCTAATTGATGAAATTGACGTTGACGTCCGCCTTGTGGGCGTTCATAGCGAAACATTGGTCCCATGTAGTACACTTTGTAAGGTGCATTAAATTCTGGTCCAAATAGTTTATTTTCAACATAAGCACGGACGATAGACGCTGTACCTTCTGGGCGCAAAGCCATACGGCGATTTTTTTTATCTAAGAAATCATACATTTCTTTAGAAACGATATCGCTTGTTTCTCCAACCCCACGAGAAAATAAATCGTAGCTTTCAAATATTGGTGTTCGCATTTCATGGAATTGATAATCTGACATCACCATTCTTGAAATTTCCTCTATATATTGCCATTTTTCTGATTGGCCTGGAAGAATATCGATTGTTCCTTTTGGTTTTTGAATTGCCATTCTGTTGAACACTCCTTTATTTTTGGTTTATCCGCTAGTTTTAAAGTTAAAAATAAAAAAACTCGTCCCTATTCTGTTAAGAATAAGGACGAGTATAAGTTATTAGACCGTGGTACCACCTTTGTTTGAAAGCAATAAAAGCTTTCCTCAACGATTAACGCTCGTAACGTAACAGCTTTGCACTGTTAATCCTCCAGAGTGTCCTTCACTATTTTTAATGGGAATCACTCTCAGCCACGATGATTCTCTCTAGTCTACATTAAAACAATACCTACTATCTCTTTCATTGGATATTACTATTAGATTATCTACAAGATTACAAGAAATTCTACACAAAGTCAATAGCTTGTGCTAGAATTCCCAAATAAATCACATCACTGATTATCCCTAAAAGTAATTAATTTCAGGATTTAGCTCTATATTAAATAACATTTCCTAAGCTAAAGAGAACTTTTTTTAAGAAAAATAACAAATTTATGATTCTATAATTGCTAAATCTAACTAATTATTGCTATAATTGAAGGGAGACTGATTTTAAATTAAGTCTAGATAAAATTTACCTAAGCTTCTTGTTGGTAAATTCTATAATATCTTTGATAATAGAAAGTAGTGAATTACTAGATGATCCCAAAAACCCTACCTGATAAACACAAAAAATCCTTTTTAATTTTCTTTATTGTTTTACTTGGCTTAACTATTTTCGCCACAGTTGCATTAGCTAATTTTAGTACAATTAAAGTGGATGCTGCTGTTGTAAATGTTCGGACCGGTCCAGGACTTTCCTATGACGTCATGAGTCAAGTTGGAGCGGGCGACACAGTCAATGTATTAGAAACCAAGAACGAATGGTATAAAGTTCGTTTAAGCAATGATAAAATCGGCTGGGTGGCGAGCTGGTTAGTCAATAATACTGAAATCAGTGCTGCTACAAATACAGTTGGAACTATCACAGGTGAACAAATTAACGTACGTAGTGAAAACAATGAAAATGCTGCTATTCTTGGCGCTGTGGTAAAAGGAACTGAATTAACTGTGCTTTTCCAAGAAAATGGTTGGACTCAAGTTCAATACAACCAACAAGTAGCTTGGGTAAGCTCTAAATTCATTGAAGTAAAAGCTGCTTCTGTTCAACAAGCACCGACTACTGTTGCTACTGCAAATGATAAGAATGCTAATATTCAAACAATTTCAATCAGAACTGAATGGACACGCATTCGTAATGGTCCATCTACAAATAACCAAGTTGTCATGACGGCTAGTCAAGGTCAGAATTTTAGTTATATTGGCACTGAAGGTGATTGGTATCATGTCCGTTCTACTAATGGAACCGAAGGCTATGTAGCCAATTGGTTAGTCGATTTATCTGCTAGTGCAAAAACAGCACCTGCTGCTCAAGTAACTTCTTTATCTGAAGCAACTATTGTCATTGATCCTGGACATGGTGGAAGTGACCCTGGGGCTGAAGGTTCTAATTACTATGAAAGCGAGATTACCTTAAGCACTGCGAAAATATTAGCACAACAACTGGAACAATCTGGTGCCAACGTAATTTTAACTCGTACATCTGATGCAGATGTTAGTCTTTCTAATCGAGCTTACATGAGCAATCAAGCAAAAGCGGATGTCTTTATAAGTATTCATTATGATTCAACACCTAGCCCTAATCAAGGTAGTGGGACAACAACTTATTACTACAGTGATAAAAATAAAGACTTAGCTAAATCAATAAATAACGCTTTAGCAAAAGGTCCTTTACCAAATAATGGGTATCGGTTTGGTGATCATCAAGTAACTCGTGAAAACACACAACCTGCTGTTTTATTGGAAATGGGTTACGTAAATAATTCAACAGATAGTTCATTAATTACAACAAAAGGCTATCAACAAACAATGGCAACCAACATTGTCAACGCATTAAATAACTACTTTAGCAAATAAAAAAAAATCCCATTCTACTTGATTCCGTAGAATGGGATTTTTTAATGATCCAATTTAAATTAGTTAACTAGCAAGATTCCTTCAACTTCCTCTGGAGAAATTCCTTTTGCCCGAATCATTTGTATTACTAAAAGTGGCAGTCTCTATTCTTTTAGCAGTTAAATTGGCTCCAAATAGTTTTGCTTCAGTAAATTCCGCATACGCTATATCAGCATTTTTAAAATTTTCATTTTCTAAATCTGCCATTTTAAAAGTGGCTTCGCTTCTTCAAAATTAGTTCCTGTTGAATTTGCATAACTAAAAGAAGCTGCTATTACAGCAGCTTGATAAAAAACACTGAATTTAATTGGTAAAATCAAGTTCACTAAATCATT
This window encodes:
- the aspS gene encoding aspartate--tRNA ligase, with translation MGKRTSYAGQVSEALLEQEVTLKGWVQKRRDLGGLIFIDLRDREGIVQVVFNPTFSKEALEIAETVRSEYVIEVTGKVVLRDAAVINQNIATGKVEIEATKLTILNKAKTTPFYIEDGVNVSDEKRLEYRYLDLRRPEMAKSLMMRHGITKSIRNYLDNDGFIDIETPYMTKSTPEGARDYLVPSRVHPGHFYALPQSPQLFKQLLMGAGFDRYYQIVRCFRDEDLRGDRQPEFTQVDIETSFIDAEEIQTMTEGLLAKVMKEVKNVELQLPLPRMDYDEAISRYGSDKPDVRFGLELTQLSDIVADSSFKVFSGAVASGGEVKAINAKGAASRYSRKEIDALGEFVGVYGAKGLAWLKVEEDGLKGPIAKFFAEDSEALIDRLAAEPGDLLLFVADKKSVVADALGALRMKLGKELELIDESKFAFLWVVNWPLLEYDEENGRYTSAHHPFTMPKESDIELLTTDPGNVYAQAYDIVLNGYELGGGSLRIHTRELQEKMFEALGFTKESAEEQFGFLLEALEYGFPPHGGIALGLDRFAMLLAGKENIREVIAFPKNGRASDPLTAAPSLVSPAQLDELSIETTRVEEEIDSEED
- a CDS encoding pentapeptide repeat-containing protein, whose protein sequence is MADLENENFKNADIAYAEFTEAKLFGANLTAKRIETATFSNTNDSGKRNFSRGS
- the hisS gene encoding histidine--tRNA ligase, producing MAIQKPKGTIDILPGQSEKWQYIEEISRMVMSDYQFHEMRTPIFESYDLFSRGVGETSDIVSKEMYDFLDKKNRRMALRPEGTASIVRAYVENKLFGPEFNAPYKVYYMGPMFRYERPQGGRQRQFHQLGVEVFGSNNPATDVETMALAMDLFHQYGLKEFKLVINSLGDITSRDTYRSALIAYLEPFTEQLSTDSKARLHKNPLRVLDSKDKGDREIVKDAPSILDFLNEESLQHFEMVKTMLEALEIPYEVDSTMVRGLDYYNHTIFEIMSDAEGFGAITTLCAGGRYNGLVEEVGGPETPGFGFGMGLERVLIALDAENVEIPNINELDVYVVGLGEESNIETLKLVQAIREFGFSAERDYLNRKAKGQFKSATKLNAKVVITIGEAELESQTANFKVMKTGKQETISMKELYKNFDKVYNLQTTDMTAFNDFFNKED
- a CDS encoding N-acetylmuramoyl-L-alanine amidase, which encodes MIPKTLPDKHKKSFLIFFIVLLGLTIFATVALANFSTIKVDAAVVNVRTGPGLSYDVMSQVGAGDTVNVLETKNEWYKVRLSNDKIGWVASWLVNNTEISAATNTVGTITGEQINVRSENNENAAILGAVVKGTELTVLFQENGWTQVQYNQQVAWVSSKFIEVKAASVQQAPTTVATANDKNANIQTISIRTEWTRIRNGPSTNNQVVMTASQGQNFSYIGTEGDWYHVRSTNGTEGYVANWLVDLSASAKTAPAAQVTSLSEATIVIDPGHGGSDPGAEGSNYYESEITLSTAKILAQQLEQSGANVILTRTSDADVSLSNRAYMSNQAKADVFISIHYDSTPSPNQGSGTTTYYYSDKNKDLAKSINNALAKGPLPNNGYRFGDHQVTRENTQPAVLLEMGYVNNSTDSSLITTKGYQQTMATNIVNALNNYFSK